A region of Hydrogenimonas cancrithermarum DNA encodes the following proteins:
- a CDS encoding HD domain-containing phosphohydrolase: MGLYQNPPLSFGTADHPKGIFVDLLQSVAEEEGWSVSYVPCEFDGCLKLLSEEKIDLLGPVVKTKEREKYAIFPNEIVISNWGVVYGTSDFVPDTFLSLSDKCVAMLKDDVHASAFMRLMRRFGISYRTKYFHSYEKVFRALQNREADVGIANRFLFLRLGKNYSDVRSSSLYFNPIGATYAIAKNNPLLAKTLQNHLHRLKQDQNTVYHTVVNSYLARGSLQQISPYVFKIIVALLVLLLASITAIWLFRREVRRKTEAYKIAKEEAENHLLQSEYLRRVVNTVKEVNQVLIEPLSIDAKLQKVCDELVENRFYSLVWIGCAQKSGHALYLKYHSNDSSGYLDETFFTTTDPSSDFAKGPSGQSYLQNRTVIQDTQNDPNFRPWRDRARRAGFTYCMATPIRYHLQGEPVGVITVYTSNPAGFSDKEQQLLEEMAGDVGMMLHAQRLHEERERLLHERIENFEQTVLVLNDVIEARDPYTAGHSNRVGEYAVLIARACGCSEEETKQLLEASKVHDIGKIETPDSILLKPGPLTSVEFEIIKQHPETGYKILSRLAFFKEEAQIIRYHHERYDGSGYPEGLKGGEIPRLAQILSIADTFDAMTTNRIYKPKKSKEEALEELEKLAGTWFDPELCRIAVDILKDTKIHEEISQLPSTQLEEARFAYFFKDPLTDLFNQNYLEFTILLSSTLVPKKTKIYALTLKAFTQYNREKSWSEGNTLLKTIADRLKSSLKDRKIFRIQGDDFIILTSKPLPSDLPESLKRELLENTGIDIALIDGGYVREYDSKRLYSFVRSL; this comes from the coding sequence ATGGGGCTCTATCAAAATCCTCCACTCTCTTTTGGAACGGCGGACCATCCAAAAGGGATATTTGTCGATCTGCTCCAATCCGTTGCTGAAGAAGAAGGGTGGAGCGTCAGCTACGTTCCATGTGAATTCGACGGATGTTTGAAACTTCTTTCCGAAGAGAAAATCGATCTGCTCGGTCCCGTCGTCAAGACGAAAGAGCGTGAAAAATATGCCATTTTTCCCAATGAAATCGTCATCTCGAACTGGGGTGTTGTCTACGGCACATCCGATTTCGTCCCAGACACCTTTCTCTCTCTTTCCGACAAATGTGTCGCGATGCTCAAGGACGACGTACATGCGAGCGCTTTCATGCGGCTAATGCGGCGGTTCGGTATATCGTACCGGACGAAATATTTCCACTCCTACGAAAAGGTGTTCAGGGCTTTGCAAAACAGAGAGGCCGATGTCGGCATCGCGAACCGTTTTCTCTTTTTGCGGCTTGGCAAAAACTATTCCGACGTCCGATCCTCCTCGCTTTATTTCAACCCCATCGGCGCCACCTATGCCATTGCGAAAAACAACCCCCTTCTCGCGAAGACGTTACAAAACCATCTGCACCGGCTGAAACAGGACCAAAACACCGTCTATCATACTGTCGTGAACAGCTATCTGGCGCGAGGTTCACTGCAGCAAATTTCCCCCTACGTTTTCAAAATCATCGTCGCTTTGCTGGTTCTGCTGCTTGCATCCATCACGGCGATTTGGCTTTTCAGGCGTGAAGTGAGACGAAAGACAGAGGCATACAAGATTGCGAAAGAGGAGGCCGAAAATCATTTGTTGCAGAGCGAATACCTTCGGCGGGTCGTCAATACGGTCAAAGAGGTCAATCAGGTTCTTATCGAGCCGTTATCCATCGATGCAAAATTGCAGAAAGTGTGCGATGAACTGGTCGAAAACCGCTTCTATTCGCTTGTATGGATCGGGTGTGCCCAAAAGAGCGGGCATGCCCTCTATCTGAAATACCACTCGAATGATTCGAGCGGCTATCTGGACGAGACATTTTTCACGACGACCGATCCCTCGTCCGATTTTGCGAAAGGGCCTTCGGGCCAATCCTACCTGCAAAACAGGACGGTCATCCAGGATACCCAGAACGATCCGAACTTCAGACCCTGGAGAGATAGAGCCCGCCGGGCGGGATTTACCTACTGTATGGCTACGCCGATCCGCTACCATTTGCAGGGCGAACCGGTCGGTGTCATTACCGTGTATACCAGCAATCCTGCGGGTTTTTCCGACAAAGAACAGCAACTTCTTGAAGAGATGGCGGGCGACGTGGGGATGATGCTGCATGCTCAGAGACTGCATGAGGAGAGAGAAAGGCTGCTTCATGAGAGGATAGAAAACTTCGAACAGACGGTTTTGGTGCTGAACGATGTGATCGAAGCCAGAGACCCTTACACGGCGGGCCACTCAAACAGGGTCGGAGAGTATGCCGTTTTGATCGCCCGAGCGTGCGGCTGCAGCGAAGAGGAGACAAAGCAGCTTCTTGAGGCCTCCAAAGTACACGATATTGGGAAGATAGAGACCCCCGACTCGATTTTGCTCAAACCGGGTCCTTTGACATCCGTAGAGTTTGAAATCATCAAACAGCATCCGGAGACAGGGTACAAAATTTTGTCTCGGCTCGCTTTCTTCAAAGAGGAGGCGCAGATCATCAGGTACCATCACGAACGGTATGATGGCAGTGGGTACCCGGAGGGGCTCAAAGGAGGGGAGATCCCGCGTCTGGCACAGATTCTCAGTATCGCCGATACGTTCGACGCGATGACGACGAACCGCATCTACAAACCCAAAAAAAGCAAAGAGGAGGCATTGGAAGAGCTTGAAAAACTCGCCGGGACATGGTTTGACCCCGAGCTTTGCCGGATCGCTGTCGATATCCTCAAAGATACAAAGATCCATGAAGAGATTTCCCAGCTTCCCTCCACACAACTCGAGGAGGCACGCTTCGCCTACTTTTTCAAAGATCCTCTTACCGATCTTTTCAATCAAAACTATCTCGAATTTACCATTCTTCTTTCGAGCACACTCGTTCCAAAAAAGACGAAAATCTACGCATTGACACTCAAGGCATTTACCCAGTACAACCGTGAAAAAAGCTGGAGCGAAGGGAACACTCTGCTGAAAACAATCGCCGACAGACTCAAATCATCGCTTAAAGATAGGAAAATATTCCGTATCCAAGGAGACGACTTCATCATTCTGACATCGAAACCTCTACCCTCCGATTTGCCGGAGAGCCTGAAGAGGGAGCTTCTGGAAAATACGGGAATCGACATAGCGTTGATCGACGGAGGGTATGTCAGGGAGTACGATTCCAAGAGGCTTTACAGTTTCGTGCGTTCGCTCTGA
- the grpE gene encoding nucleotide exchange factor GrpE: MMAGNERRREDEIKLEEQEEMKEKEEVSGEEGENPSEISEEESELKKCKEELQACEDKYLRMHAEFENIKKRMEREKEKSVAYAQEQFARDLLPVMDSLELALASIPTPDEGGDEHLAKLREGVQLTLDQFVKTFEKHHIKVVDIVEGFDPNFHDAVMQVESDKHKSGQIVQVLQKGYMYKDRLLRPAMVSVAK; encoded by the coding sequence ATGATGGCAGGGAATGAGCGAAGAAGAGAAGATGAGATAAAACTGGAAGAGCAAGAAGAGATGAAAGAGAAGGAAGAAGTTTCGGGTGAGGAAGGAGAGAATCCATCCGAAATTTCGGAAGAGGAGAGTGAACTGAAAAAGTGCAAAGAGGAGCTTCAGGCGTGTGAAGACAAATATCTTCGCATGCACGCTGAGTTCGAAAATATTAAAAAGAGAATGGAACGCGAGAAAGAGAAAAGTGTCGCCTATGCCCAGGAGCAGTTCGCACGCGATCTGCTTCCGGTGATGGATTCGCTGGAACTTGCACTTGCATCTATCCCGACACCCGATGAGGGTGGCGACGAACATCTTGCGAAATTGCGTGAAGGGGTGCAGCTGACACTCGATCAGTTTGTCAAGACGTTTGAAAAACACCATATCAAAGTTGTGGATATCGTTGAAGGGTTTGATCCCAACTTCCACGATGCGGTAATGCAGGTGGAAAGCGACAAGCATAAAAGTGGTCAGATCGTCCAGGTACTGCAAAAAGGGTACATGTATAAAGATAGGTTGCTGCGGCCTGCGATGGTGAGCGTGGCGAAATAG
- a CDS encoding DNA-deoxyinosine glycosylase: MSRLQAALKVVRKKAETTTSSMPKSNNTTPLKEAGPSPASHPFDPIVDENSKILILGSFPSLKSFENNFYYAHPRNQFWPILSKIYGMPADTTEARLKLLKKNHIALWDVIKGCERTNSADSNLKACKPNDIDMLLRDYPNIKMIFFTGRKAQTLFKRFFPDNPLPQYLLPSPSPAYAAMPFEEKLRVWRKMFDVV; the protein is encoded by the coding sequence GTGAGCAGGCTGCAGGCGGCGCTGAAGGTGGTGCGAAAAAAGGCGGAGACGACGACGTCATCGATGCCGAAGTCGAATAATACGACACCTTTGAAAGAGGCGGGTCCATCGCCCGCCTCCCATCCGTTCGACCCTATTGTCGACGAAAACTCCAAAATCCTCATACTCGGATCGTTCCCAAGCCTCAAATCATTCGAAAACAACTTTTATTATGCCCATCCGAGGAACCAGTTTTGGCCCATCCTTTCAAAAATTTACGGTATGCCTGCGGATACGACCGAGGCGCGTCTTAAACTTTTAAAAAAGAACCACATCGCGTTGTGGGATGTCATCAAAGGGTGTGAACGAACCAATTCTGCCGATAGCAATCTCAAAGCGTGCAAACCCAACGATATCGACATGCTTTTGCGTGACTATCCCAATATCAAAATGATTTTTTTCACGGGACGGAAGGCGCAGACACTTTTCAAGCGCTTTTTCCCTGACAATCCATTGCCGCAATATCTGCTTCCCTCTCCATCGCCAGCCTATGCCGCGATGCCCTTTGAAGAGAAGTTGCGAGTGTGGCGGAAGATGTTCGATGTGGTATAA
- a CDS encoding Rrf2 family transcriptional regulator — protein sequence MLLTRASEYALLSLALIGESGEPKDVDTLSKQLDISKSFLAKILQNLAKRGILISYKGAKGGFALNKRFDEISIMEVIEAAEGKSPSVFECSPARECCPSDRAGSCIIWPFLNRLQNKIDGFLENLTLKDILDT from the coding sequence ATGTTATTAACAAGAGCAAGCGAATATGCACTGTTGTCACTGGCGCTTATCGGCGAAAGCGGTGAGCCAAAAGATGTCGACACCCTTTCAAAACAGCTCGATATATCGAAAAGTTTTCTGGCGAAGATTTTGCAAAATCTTGCCAAAAGAGGTATCCTGATCTCGTATAAAGGTGCCAAAGGCGGCTTCGCACTCAACAAAAGATTCGACGAAATCTCCATTATGGAGGTCATCGAAGCGGCCGAAGGGAAATCGCCCTCGGTTTTCGAGTGTTCACCCGCCCGGGAGTGCTGTCCGAGTGACCGTGCCGGCTCATGCATCATCTGGCCCTTTTTGAACCGTCTTCAAAACAAGATCGACGGTTTCTTGGAAAACCTGACGCTCAAAGACATTCTGGACACATGA
- a CDS encoding TetR/AcrR family transcriptional regulator, which yields MERKDTWEKVLEAALKLFNEEDTQRATTNHIAKAAGISPGNLYYHFRNKEAIIRALYREMTEKIGFEAKALPESMCEMKRYCTFVADVWWEYRFFRRELIFLMQRDPELFEAVARDNRMQHAKLLTLVEHLRENGYLLLPYDDAIEQLADTIMLYSQFWTPYLMSLGNDVGEVEVRMVTGRILGLFSPYLSEMAKAELSTC from the coding sequence ATGGAACGCAAAGATACGTGGGAGAAGGTTCTGGAAGCGGCGCTGAAGCTCTTTAATGAAGAAGATACACAGCGTGCGACGACCAATCATATCGCCAAAGCGGCTGGCATCAGTCCGGGAAACCTCTATTACCATTTTCGCAACAAAGAGGCGATCATCCGTGCGCTTTATCGTGAGATGACAGAGAAGATCGGCTTCGAAGCCAAAGCGCTGCCCGAGTCGATGTGCGAGATGAAGCGCTATTGTACTTTCGTGGCGGATGTCTGGTGGGAATACCGCTTTTTTCGACGTGAGCTCATTTTCCTGATGCAACGCGACCCGGAGCTTTTCGAAGCGGTGGCACGGGACAACAGGATGCAGCATGCGAAGCTTCTGACACTGGTCGAGCATCTACGGGAAAATGGGTACTTGCTGTTGCCGTATGATGATGCCATCGAACAGCTGGCCGATACGATCATGCTCTACAGTCAGTTTTGGACACCCTATCTGATGAGTCTGGGCAATGATGTCGGTGAAGTGGAGGTTCGAATGGTGACGGGCCGCATTCTCGGGCTCTTTTCGCCCTACCTGAGCGAAATGGCGAAAGCGGAGCTTTCGACGTGCTGA
- a CDS encoding carboxymuconolactone decarboxylase family protein, whose amino-acid sequence MAYIDLPEFEEMDPEIQERARPILEKTGTLGEIFKLLAVRKDIYFATDEMVQNYLLKETELPYRTKEAIALLISKENGCKMCIDVHKNIAKMLGMTEEQVEKVLQGIDTMDVPESEKELLRFCIRASKKENYKMTKADIDAIKAQGYTDTEIIEAVAITGYFNYINTLSNVFGLGEKG is encoded by the coding sequence ATGGCCTATATCGACCTACCGGAATTCGAAGAGATGGATCCGGAAATTCAGGAGCGTGCGCGACCGATTCTGGAGAAGACGGGAACACTCGGAGAGATTTTCAAGCTTCTGGCGGTGCGAAAAGATATCTACTTCGCGACGGATGAGATGGTGCAGAACTATCTGTTGAAAGAGACGGAACTTCCTTACCGCACGAAAGAGGCGATCGCGTTGCTCATCTCCAAGGAGAATGGTTGCAAGATGTGTATCGATGTACATAAAAACATCGCTAAAATGCTTGGAATGACGGAAGAGCAGGTCGAAAAAGTTCTTCAAGGTATCGACACGATGGATGTGCCGGAGAGTGAAAAGGAGCTGCTGCGTTTTTGTATCCGCGCCTCGAAAAAGGAGAACTATAAAATGACCAAAGCGGATATCGATGCGATCAAAGCACAAGGATACACCGATACGGAGATCATCGAGGCGGTAGCCATAACCGGCTACTTCAACTATATCAATACGTTGTCGAACGTATTTGGACTG
- the dnaK gene encoding molecular chaperone DnaK, translated as MGKVLGIDLGTTNSAMAVYEGGEGKIIANKEGKNTTPSVVAFTDKGEILVGDPAKRQMVTNPERTIYSVKRIMGLMCNEEKAAEAKKRLPYHVVDKNGACAIEVDGKTYTPQEISAKILMKLKEDAEAYLGEEVTEAVITVPAYFNDAQRKATKEAGTIAGLNVLRIINEPTAAALAYGLDKKEAEKICVYDLGGGTFDVTVLETGDNVVEVLATGGDAFLGGDDFDNRLIDYVADEFKKENGIDLKADVMALQRLKEAAENAKKELSTAQETEINLPFITADASGPKHLVMKVTRAKFESLIMDLIDETITKIEEVLKDAGLTKNEIKEIVMVGGSTRIPLVQEKVKNFFGKELNKSVNPDEVVAIGAAIQGGILKGDVKDVLLLDVTPLSLGIETLGGVTTKIIEKGTTIPVKKSQVFSTAEDNQPAVTIHVVQGEREMAKDNKSLGQFELTGIPPAPRGVPQIEVTFDIDANGILTVSAKDKATGKSQEIKITGSSGLSEEEIEKMVRDAEAHKEEDRKRKELIETKNQADALVYQTEKSLGEVGDGLEAGEKEKVQAALDALKETLKDENATKEQIEEKVKALTEVSHKLAEAMYKKEQGGEQAAGGAEGGAKKGGDDDVIDAEVE; from the coding sequence ATGGGAAAAGTGCTAGGAATCGACCTGGGAACAACCAACTCTGCGATGGCAGTATACGAAGGCGGTGAAGGAAAGATCATCGCCAACAAAGAGGGGAAAAATACGACGCCGTCCGTCGTCGCGTTTACCGACAAGGGCGAGATTCTCGTCGGTGACCCGGCGAAACGCCAGATGGTGACCAATCCCGAGCGGACCATCTATTCCGTCAAACGTATTATGGGATTGATGTGTAACGAAGAGAAGGCGGCGGAAGCGAAGAAACGCCTGCCATACCATGTTGTCGACAAAAACGGCGCATGTGCGATCGAAGTCGATGGCAAAACCTATACGCCGCAAGAAATCTCTGCGAAAATCTTGATGAAGCTGAAAGAGGATGCGGAAGCTTATCTGGGTGAAGAGGTGACCGAAGCGGTCATTACTGTACCGGCCTACTTCAACGACGCGCAGCGTAAAGCGACCAAAGAGGCGGGTACGATCGCAGGACTGAACGTCCTTCGTATCATCAACGAGCCGACCGCTGCGGCACTGGCGTATGGTCTGGACAAAAAAGAAGCGGAGAAGATCTGCGTTTACGACCTCGGTGGCGGTACGTTTGACGTCACTGTCCTCGAGACCGGTGACAATGTCGTCGAAGTACTCGCGACCGGCGGTGACGCATTCCTCGGTGGTGACGACTTCGACAACCGACTCATCGATTATGTTGCCGATGAGTTCAAGAAAGAGAACGGCATTGATCTCAAAGCCGACGTCATGGCGCTTCAGCGTTTGAAAGAGGCGGCTGAAAATGCCAAAAAAGAGCTTTCGACTGCGCAAGAAACTGAAATCAACCTGCCGTTCATCACGGCGGATGCAAGCGGGCCGAAGCACCTTGTGATGAAGGTCACACGTGCGAAGTTCGAGAGTCTCATTATGGATCTGATCGATGAGACGATCACAAAAATCGAAGAGGTTCTCAAAGACGCAGGCCTGACCAAAAACGAGATCAAAGAGATCGTCATGGTCGGTGGATCGACACGTATTCCGCTGGTTCAGGAGAAGGTCAAAAACTTCTTCGGAAAAGAGTTGAACAAATCGGTCAACCCTGACGAAGTCGTTGCGATCGGTGCGGCGATTCAGGGCGGAATCCTCAAAGGTGACGTCAAAGATGTACTCCTGCTCGACGTCACACCGCTCAGCCTCGGGATCGAGACACTCGGCGGCGTGACCACCAAGATCATCGAGAAGGGTACGACCATTCCTGTGAAGAAGTCTCAGGTCTTCTCGACAGCCGAAGACAATCAGCCGGCCGTTACGATCCATGTCGTACAGGGTGAGCGCGAAATGGCCAAGGATAACAAGTCGCTCGGACAGTTCGAGCTGACAGGCATTCCGCCGGCTCCGCGCGGTGTTCCTCAAATCGAGGTGACTTTCGATATCGACGCGAACGGTATTTTGACGGTTAGTGCGAAAGACAAAGCGACCGGCAAGTCTCAGGAGATCAAGATCACAGGATCTTCAGGGCTCAGCGAAGAGGAGATCGAAAAGATGGTTCGCGACGCCGAAGCGCACAAAGAGGAAGACCGTAAGCGCAAAGAGCTGATCGAGACCAAAAACCAGGCAGACGCACTGGTCTATCAGACCGAAAAGAGCCTGGGCGAAGTAGGCGATGGTCTTGAAGCGGGTGAAAAAGAGAAAGTTCAGGCTGCACTCGACGCGCTCAAAGAGACGCTCAAAGATGAAAATGCGACCAAAGAGCAGATCGAAGAGAAGGTCAAAGCGCTGACCGAAGTGAGCCACAAACTCGCCGAAGCGATGTACAAGAAAGAGCAGGGCGGTGAGCAGGCTGCAGGCGGCGCTGAAGGTGGTGCGAAAAAAGGCGGAGACGACGACGTCATCGATGCCGAAGTCGAATAA
- a CDS encoding thioredoxin domain-containing protein produces MMPNRLDHEDSPYLQQHANNPVDWYPWCDEAFEKAKRENKPIFLSIGYSSCHWCHVMEHEVFENEKIADYLNRHFVSIKVDREERPDIDKHFQAVHQLLNQRPGGWPASIFLTPDLKPFFAGTYIPPERKYNMMGFLELITVIHEKWSEAPESIVKNADEIQRYLEPKEGPIKATKLDLSLIDRTIEQANDSFDPVWGGFSKAPKFPHTSTIDLLFDLHRLSGKNEPLEMATHTLKNMAKGGIYDLVDGGFCRYSTDDMWLVPHFEKMTYDNGLLCESYLRAYQTTKDPFYLNMAEDIIDFMKEKMMENSLFYSASDADTEGEEGKYFIYTYDEIVHALRENGFDEPEAMAICKALSITPQGNFEGKNIIRNERLADYPWWPKVRRILRILRAPRTYPFIDKKVITSWNAMMIKSLFIAADIDDRHLGDAIGSMNALLELMQKGDTLYHSVLIHKTPTIEAFLEDYAYLCDALLQAYHTTLDETWLLKAQKLAEHAVDRFYENGEWYFSRNEFPTVADISDTSYPSSAAVMTKVLLTLGSLLEPRYREIAFKTMEYNSIKIVKYPLWHATFVTAALRYIKEDIVVKSLPNRLMDAKTALQDISYPYILLKPEIEPDYMVCNQHSCFANCKSMEELKEALKRF; encoded by the coding sequence ATGATGCCCAACCGACTCGACCATGAAGACTCCCCCTATCTGCAGCAACACGCCAACAACCCCGTAGACTGGTACCCATGGTGCGACGAAGCCTTCGAAAAAGCCAAACGCGAAAACAAGCCGATCTTCCTCTCCATAGGATACAGCAGCTGTCACTGGTGCCACGTGATGGAGCACGAAGTTTTCGAAAACGAAAAAATCGCCGACTACCTCAACCGCCACTTTGTCTCGATCAAGGTCGATCGCGAAGAGCGGCCCGACATCGACAAGCACTTCCAGGCCGTGCATCAGTTGCTCAATCAGCGCCCCGGCGGATGGCCCGCATCGATTTTTCTGACCCCTGACCTCAAACCCTTTTTCGCCGGCACCTACATTCCCCCCGAACGCAAATACAACATGATGGGCTTTTTGGAGCTGATCACGGTAATACACGAAAAGTGGAGCGAAGCGCCGGAGAGCATCGTCAAAAACGCAGACGAGATCCAGCGCTACCTCGAGCCCAAAGAGGGTCCCATCAAAGCGACGAAACTCGACCTCTCCCTTATCGACAGGACAATCGAACAGGCGAACGACAGCTTCGACCCCGTCTGGGGCGGCTTCTCCAAGGCCCCGAAGTTCCCGCATACCTCGACGATCGACCTGCTCTTCGACCTCCATCGGCTGAGCGGCAAAAACGAACCGCTCGAAATGGCGACGCACACCCTGAAAAACATGGCAAAAGGGGGCATCTACGACCTGGTCGACGGCGGTTTCTGCCGCTACAGCACCGACGATATGTGGCTGGTGCCGCACTTCGAAAAGATGACCTACGACAACGGACTTCTGTGCGAAAGCTACCTGCGCGCCTACCAAACCACAAAGGATCCTTTCTATCTGAATATGGCCGAAGACATCATCGATTTCATGAAAGAGAAGATGATGGAAAACAGCCTCTTCTACTCCGCCAGCGACGCGGATACGGAAGGAGAAGAGGGAAAATATTTCATCTACACGTATGACGAAATAGTGCATGCGCTGAGAGAGAACGGCTTCGACGAGCCGGAAGCCATGGCAATCTGCAAAGCACTCTCGATTACGCCGCAGGGAAACTTCGAAGGCAAGAATATCATCCGAAACGAGAGACTTGCCGACTACCCGTGGTGGCCGAAAGTGCGACGCATCCTGCGAATCCTGCGTGCGCCCCGCACCTACCCCTTCATCGACAAAAAGGTGATCACCTCATGGAACGCGATGATGATCAAATCGCTCTTCATCGCCGCCGACATCGACGACCGACACCTGGGCGATGCCATAGGCAGCATGAACGCACTGCTGGAACTGATGCAAAAAGGCGATACCCTCTACCACAGCGTCCTGATCCATAAAACCCCGACGATCGAAGCCTTTCTGGAAGATTACGCCTACCTCTGCGACGCCCTGCTGCAGGCCTACCACACGACACTCGACGAAACATGGCTGCTCAAAGCTCAAAAACTGGCCGAGCATGCAGTCGACCGCTTTTACGAAAACGGCGAATGGTACTTCAGCCGCAACGAGTTCCCGACCGTCGCCGATATCTCCGACACCAGCTACCCCAGCAGCGCCGCGGTAATGACGAAGGTACTGCTCACCCTTGGCAGCCTGCTCGAACCCCGCTACCGTGAGATCGCCTTCAAAACGATGGAATACAACTCCATCAAGATCGTCAAATACCCGCTCTGGCACGCCACCTTCGTGACGGCCGCGCTGCGTTATATCAAGGAAGATATCGTCGTAAAATCGCTACCCAACCGCCTTATGGATGCCAAAACGGCGCTGCAGGATATCTCCTACCCCTACATCCTTTTGAAACCGGAGATAGAACCCGACTATATGGTCTGCAACCAGCATAGCTGCTTTGCCAACTGCAAAAGTATGGAAGAGTTGAAAGAGGCGTTGAAGAGATTTTGA
- the rpsO gene encoding 30S ribosomal protein S15, producing the protein MALDSAKKLEIIKQFGRGEGDTGSPEVQVALLTERIKYLTDHLKENKKDHSSRLGLLKLVGQRKRLLRYLKRKNYESYTKLISALGIRDK; encoded by the coding sequence ATGGCTTTGGATTCGGCTAAAAAGCTTGAAATCATCAAACAATTCGGACGCGGTGAGGGCGATACAGGTTCTCCGGAAGTACAGGTCGCACTTTTGACAGAGCGCATCAAATATCTGACGGACCACCTCAAAGAGAACAAAAAAGACCACTCTTCACGTCTTGGACTTTTGAAACTCGTCGGACAGCGCAAACGACTTCTTCGCTATCTGAAAAGAAAGAATTACGAAAGTTATACGAAGCTGATTTCCGCACTCGGCATTCGAGACAAATAG